The Nocardia sp. NBC_01503 sequence GGCTTCCAGCTGCCGTCGGTGGCCTCGGGGCGCGGGGCGTACAACCGCAGGGTCAGCGAGAAGGTGCCCGAGGCCGGGATGGGCAGCCAATTGCCGTGCGGCACGGTCGGTCCCGGATCGGCATGCTGCACCAGAATCTCGAACCCGCCGTCCGGATCCGCGACCGGCGGCGCCTGATGTCCGACGGTGTAGACACCCGCGGGATTGGCGACCAGGAAATTATCCGAGTCGTACGCGGTCAGCGACCAGAAGGCGTCCGCGGGCGGCAGGTGTCCGGGCTCGAAGCGCAGCCGGAACGCCCGCGGGACGCCATTGTTGTCGGCGGCGAGCGCCTCGGTGGTGGGGTACACCGCGTCCCGGCGCGGCTGTGCGCCCAGCCCGCCCAGCGCGGTGCTGGCGCGGAGCCGGTAGTCGGTGCCGTAGCTGCCCAGGTTGTCGTGGAAGAGCCAGCCGTTCTCGGTGTATGCGCCGGGATCGACATAGTTCGCGATGGACTTGCGGGCATCCGCGGCGGCGGCATCCAGATCCGACAGTCGCAGCGCGTCCACACTGCCGCCGGGTTCGATACCGATGGTGGCGAAGCGTTTCAGCGCCGGGGCGTCCGCCTCCGCGGGCGCGTCCGCGGCCATGAGTTCACAGAGCCGGTCGAAGAAGCGGCGCCCGTCCAGGGCCGCCACCTCGGTGGCGGGCGAACTCCGAAAGCCCTGCCCCTGCGCGATCGGCGCCCCTGGCGTGGGCGCGCCGTGATCGGCCAGCCAGGCCGGTAGTGGAGCCAGCCGCAATTGGTCCTGAATGGCACGTACGGCGGGCAGATCCTCGACACCGTCGACCTGTATGCGACCGAGCAGCCAGGCGGTGTCGGTCGGCATCCGCAAGTGCGAGAGGCCGTCCGGTACCCGCCCGGTCCAGCCGGGACCGGTGATCAGATATGTGAACGGCGGATCGGGGCGGCCGTCACGCGGGCGCATACTGCTGGGATCGTGCACCGTGTTGGACCAGGCATCGAGTAACTGCATGAGCCAGAAGCGGCCGTGCGCGATGGCGGGCACCTGCAGCACCATCGGCTCACCGGAGAGATCCAGCCAGGCGGTCGAGTAGAGGGTGTCCAGATTGGTGCGGACGAGTATGCGATCGGCGGCGGTGGGCAGACCCCGAGCGTGCCGGAAACGGTTCACCGGACCACTGGAATCCGCCGTCGCGTGCATCAGGACCAGTGGATATCCGAATATGTAAGCGTCGGTGGCGATTGCCACGGCATCGGTGTTCGATACTGTCGGCGTGGTGGATGTACCGGAAGAATCCTCGGAACGGCTACACGCGGCGATGGAGAGCCCGGCGGCGGCGGCCAAACCGAGCATGGCGCGACGACTGATGGCGCGGTCCATGATCACTAAAACGTATCAAACCGACCAGGTGGAAGGGGTTTTGGCGCGAAGTTCATCGCCAATTCACCCCGAGACTTCACAGAAACCTCACAGGACGCGCTTCACTATCTGGACCATGTCTCGATCGCTCCGCCACCGCGCAATCACCGCCGCCGTGATCGGTACCCTCGGCACCATGCTCGCGGCGGGCGCCGCCACCGCCAACAGCGAACCCAAGGCCGTCATCCAGGGCCGCACCGCCGTCACCGCGCATGTCACCGGTGAGAAGTCCGGTAACCGCTGCCAGATCGCGGGCAAGAACCTCGCCGGCCCCTGGGCCGTGGTCGACAAGACCGGCGCCGCCGATCTCACCCTCGGCCCACTCCGCCCGAACGGCAAGCACATTCGCGTCATCTGCGAGGACCCCAAGCGCGGCGACAGCTCGCTGCATACGGTCCGCTCCGATCGGGTCACCTACGACGGCGCGCTCTCCCCGCTGCGCCAGATCCTGAACAGCACCTTCTTCGGGCAGTAGCTCAGGCCGCGCGGGCCGCGGCCACCGCGGCGCGAACGGCCG is a genomic window containing:
- a CDS encoding DUF1254 domain-containing protein, producing MDRAISRRAMLGLAAAAGLSIAACSRSEDSSGTSTTPTVSNTDAVAIATDAYIFGYPLVLMHATADSSGPVNRFRHARGLPTAADRILVRTNLDTLYSTAWLDLSGEPMVLQVPAIAHGRFWLMQLLDAWSNTVHDPSSMRPRDGRPDPPFTYLITGPGWTGRVPDGLSHLRMPTDTAWLLGRIQVDGVEDLPAVRAIQDQLRLAPLPAWLADHGAPTPGAPIAQGQGFRSSPATEVAALDGRRFFDRLCELMAADAPAEADAPALKRFATIGIEPGGSVDALRLSDLDAAAADARKSIANYVDPGAYTENGWLFHDNLGSYGTDYRLRASTALGGLGAQPRRDAVYPTTEALAADNNGVPRAFRLRFEPGHLPPADAFWSLTAYDSDNFLVANPAGVYTVGHQAPPVADPDGGFEILVQHADPGPTVPHGNWLPIPASGTFSLTLRLYAPRPEATDGSWKPPQLNPVS